The Geomonas ferrireducens genome includes a window with the following:
- a CDS encoding alpha-ketoacid dehydrogenase subunit beta: MAEMTYRDAINLALKEEMRRDKNVVVYGEDVAQYEGAFKVTRGLLAEFGELRVRDCPISENTIVGVAVGAAMGGIRPVAELMTVNFALLAMDQIVNHMAKVRYMFGGQTKAPMVVRMPGGGGSQLGAQHSQSLESYFMHCPGMLVAYPATPADAKGLLKSSIRDDNPVIFLEHELLYNSKGEVPEDPEFLVPFGKANVLKSGDRVTLVGYGRMAILALQASLALEKEGVSCEVIDLRTLVPLDMETVLASVTKTGRAVVIEECWKSAGLGGDIASRIYEGCFDTLLAPVRRISGLDVPMPYSRKIEKLCIPQLDGIVQGVRDLLNEPY; encoded by the coding sequence GACAAGAACGTCGTGGTCTACGGCGAGGACGTGGCACAGTACGAGGGGGCCTTCAAGGTGACCCGCGGACTGTTAGCCGAGTTCGGCGAACTGCGCGTGCGCGACTGCCCGATCTCCGAGAACACCATCGTCGGTGTCGCCGTCGGGGCGGCCATGGGGGGGATTCGCCCGGTGGCCGAGCTGATGACGGTCAACTTCGCCCTGCTTGCCATGGATCAGATCGTGAACCACATGGCTAAGGTGCGCTACATGTTCGGCGGGCAGACGAAGGCCCCGATGGTGGTGCGCATGCCGGGGGGGGGCGGGAGCCAGCTCGGCGCCCAGCACTCGCAGAGTCTCGAGAGCTACTTCATGCACTGCCCCGGCATGCTGGTCGCCTACCCGGCGACACCCGCCGACGCGAAGGGGCTTTTGAAGAGCTCGATCAGGGACGACAACCCGGTCATCTTCCTCGAGCACGAGCTTCTCTACAACAGCAAGGGCGAAGTCCCGGAGGACCCCGAGTTCCTGGTCCCCTTCGGGAAGGCGAACGTCCTCAAAAGCGGCGATCGGGTCACCCTCGTAGGTTACGGGCGCATGGCAATCCTGGCGCTGCAGGCCTCGCTTGCGCTGGAAAAGGAAGGGGTGTCCTGCGAGGTGATCGACCTGCGGACCCTGGTGCCGCTCGACATGGAGACTGTCCTCGCGTCGGTGACGAAGACCGGTCGCGCCGTGGTGATCGAGGAATGCTGGAAAAGCGCGGGGCTTGGCGGGGATATCGCCTCGCGCATCTACGAGGGGTGCTTCGATACGCTGCTGGCCCCGGTGCGCCGCATCTCCGGGCTTGACGTCCCCATGCCGTACTCACGCAAGATCGAGAAGCTGTGCATCCCGCAGCTCGATGGGATCGTGCAGGGCGTACGTGATCTTCTGAACGAACCGTACTGA